Sequence from the Plasmodium berghei ANKA genome assembly, chromosome: 3 genome:
gattattatatatatatatataaattcacaaatatataatttaaatatattgttattacaaaataatatgtgtTCTAAAATActtaatttaaaaactaTGAAACAAGTAAATTACTAATTGGTTTAAAGTATCCCTCTTTATTGCATTACTTATCACATTGTACTATACAGTGATATAGCAGTAACAATGATAATAGTAAtacaataaattattaaatgtgaaaaaatCATTAAATTCATTTGATTCGAATATGctgatatatattaattatatatattattaaaggTATGATAAGATTAAAATTGTATGTATACAAGatcaaatgaaatattataacatttatttaagCTTTAATGCAATAACATTAGACTAAAATTACcaggaaaaataatattaataattatagtttccttaaaatatagtttattataaaatataaaagtaaattatatatttagaaaagtaataatcctatgttatttttaatggtaaaaaatataaaacataattaaACTATgtagaataaataaatcttATATGGCTACATCCCTGTCTTAAAAAACATACTTCTCTTATCTCTCCTATctaaaatgtaaatatagcAACCTAATTATGCatagttttatattatactttaaattttgtataaatacttatttatgtgtaaatatttaacatttactatgtattattttaaaaacaatcTACATTTAATGACTTATTTAAGTTTATAAAtagtataataaatacaGTTTCAGTGCTAATTGTCGTTTTAAACCGTGGAAACTATGtgcaaaataaattataaaattacataataagatatatttctaaattGAAGTATAtaggaataaaaatagttataTGATTCAAGATGTATTATGaacttatttatattaaataaaaaaatattaaaattgtgtatatcaattaaaaaagggaaaaatacaacttattttataaatgttataattttagaaaaaactgtattatatattataagaaacaagcatataaatatttaatatatttaaaaaaataactatttatatactttaaaggattatagtaataatataactttttattttttagataTATACAGTATTTAAGTTTTAGAATTGAAATCATTAAAACATAAACTATAGATATATTCCTTTTCTATGTTCAAACATACtttaaattcattataaaagtgtattcatttttataataaatttataccatattttattaataatagtcttttttgtataaaatgCATCAAACCTATATTtaatcaaaattttattaaaaaaccCTCTATTTAAGGTAATTTAGCTAATTATCATAATGAGGAATATAACgtttttttagtaataatattattttattattctatattaatttaattattgaaaaaattatatatttaactaCAAACAGTTGTTATATATAGGGTTAAAGTATTTGCGTCACATATTGGGAACAGTGTATATAAAACAGCATGATTCTACTCAATTTATAgatcaaaaataaaattccaTTATAATGAATGACTATGTggtatatgcattttttaatactaataatttcctttacattttttaatattgtattacatataaatatcattaaactttatttaataaaattttcaataatgcacatttataatatttgtttttaaatgttttttttagtgTAGAAGGTTCCTTTTTGTAAGGAACTGGTTTCCCGATAAATTAATTGATGGAAATTATCAGTTTATTAGTGATAAAGAGTTCAATAAGtattgtaataataattgtgATGGTGATCTCGATAAAATTAATGCTGGAtgtttattgttatttaatGAATTATTTGGGAATTCTGAATTGTTTAAGTATCATAATAACATCAATATTGTTGATTACATTATCATATGGTTAAGTTATATGTTAAGCCTAAAATCACATGATAATATCAACAATCTAAAAGAATTTTTTGatcaatatataaataatggtAAAGAGTATATTAAGGCTATAAATGGTGTTAGTGACTATAAAAGTTACAAGGATCTTATAGATAAAAAACAAGAGTTGATGAGTATTGATATTAAAGatatttctaaattttatgattcatttatattattatgtgaCATGCATACTAATTTTGATGAAAACAAGAAAAATTGCGCAGGATGTTCGGAAAAAGCTAGTCAATTtgctaaaaaatataaagaatttaACAATGGTTCTAATAATACTGATAGTATTtcatataaacaaatattgtctaatttattaactgattatgataattttaaaaaatattgtaataGAAAAGGTGTTAATTGTAACAATTTTCCATCCCTTCCATCGatagaaaaaacaaaaactaCTGTAAATTTGCCTGAGAAGGCTGAAcaaattatacaaatttttaaacaGAGTGAGCAAAGTTCTGGAGAGATTTCTGAACAAACTGCACAACAAATTGTACAAATTTCTGAAGATACATCATCAAGTTCGTCGATAggaaacaaattatttacagTTTTATCGATATTTGGTGcaataacattttttttaggaaTTTCCTATaaggtaaataataaggaattaaaaaattattttcattatatatatgcaaacattaacaaaaatatcataCGCTTCTTAACgttttatattagtattcGTTATTTGGACGTCGGAAACGAGCtcaaaaacaatatttaagagaaaaaataaaaaatataaagaagagaatgaatcattaatatatgattcGAAGAGCATTGACTATTTAAggaatattaataatgatttatatatgttaagaAACAgtttattcaaaatatgcagtttttgcataatttttatatagtttttatgTTACGGGTTAGGGTTAAGTGTTATGTtgcatttaattttttataatttgataaCATTTATTAGTTTAAAGaattgttttaaatatatatataggaaataaattattaaaatatgtaaaggATAAGTTGtagtttttaatatttatattaagtGTAAATATGTAAGAAAAAATGAggataaagaaatatattttgataaattataaGAATTGAATTTCgtgttaatataaattaatgcTAAATGTGTTGAACTATGTactttttgtattttattgttaaaTTCGtggtaaatatatttaagaaCTCTTATTATACTGTATCATAATTTCCTATTATATAAGAAGTGTTAATCGGAGTTTAAGGTTCGATTGGGGTATAGATAGGACAATATACAGACATTTGGTTTATTTGATGTGAGAGttttttgaatttaatatatgaatcCTACATGAAATCGTAACATACGTTATATATGAAggtataaaattataataaactGTGTTTTAATAGATTGTTtacattataatttaaaatagaCGAgctgtttatttttaatatcaattaaataaattacatatttttataatagacaattaaaaaatatagatatatatttgagtggataaaatttaaattatattttttgaatatatttatattattattgcaTATTTGGATTGTGTGAACGGTTTAAAGAGAAAAtttaaggaaaaaatataaataataaagataaatatgataagTATATTAATTTGAGGATGGTgatagatatattttatgatatttctatattgatatacaattaattattaacatattttaagttttatgataataataaagtacaaaacataaatttttaacgTAAAAAAAGTGATGGAATTAATATAAAGGGGAACGATACAGAAAAGCTAATTGGATTATAGCattaattatttgatttCGTCACAAATTAAACCcattcaatatattttaattcaaAAGGAACAAAAAATCACAtactaaataataatttttaaacgATAAAAATGTTGTGCTGGTAATTTAAATAGGCATTACGCATAAtcataaattaattttattaatatatgtatccAAATATTAAAGTGTTGAAAGAGTTATACTTGGGGGATATTGCTGTTTACTAGATCAGATACGTTGTTCTAAGCTTAGGATACTCGAGCATGCATAATTTCTCTCTCTTTTATCGCAGGCATACTCGATAGAATTCCCACCATCATAAATCtacgaaaaaaatggataaatatataaaatacgtcaatattttgtgtatgaatatcataaaatatatgaattatagAGAAACTATATTTTCGATAAATGCtaaaatgagaaaaaaattataattttatgagATTGCTTACAACGTTGATATAAGTAACTTGAACATTATCGTTGCGTTTTTTAACTACAAATCCGGCTATGTTAGTACCCAATTTGGTTAATGCTTCCTCAGGATCAATGCCAGTTTCGATTGattgtgtattttttaatatttctttcatATTAGGTTCATTATAGATATCACCGAGATAATTTAGAGCTCTTGAAGGACAAAGAATTACAGTTGTGTCATTAGATGGCtacaaaattaatgaataaaaaaaatatatgtattgtGGAAATCaatgtataataatatgaacaatggaaaaaaatttgcTTACTTTAACTTTTGCGGctaaaacatatttttttatgatgtTTGAATAATTAGAATCTATGTTAAGTTTGTCAAACATGATTAAGTATTTGGAGTATACACGAACAATATTtcctaaaaaaattattattttggagatataaatgaaatattatgaatataacaaaatataaatgaaaataatagacAAAGAATAGTAAAATTGAAAGATGCGTAAATAGTGATAAGgacatattaaaattattgattatattttatgcaCCCTTAATAAACTTGTAATAGTATTTTTGTGTATCATTGAAATCCCAGAGTTTCTCTATTACGACAGAGTactaatgaaaaataaaaatatggatatatataataatgattatttaatttgaagttatttttatatcttaaATATTGTTTGGTATTTGATACGTTAGAGGCGTATGGGATCGTAAGATGAACTCTTGAAATGTCCATATTTCCAATTctcttaaaatatataattttgctttcattttctttataaaaGGTCGAATAATTGTCTGCACTAGTCTCAGAAAGTTTTAGTAAAAGTTCTGAAGTATCGTTTGCATGATCTATTGCTGCTAAAATTTCATAAATGTCATAACATACAAAGTCTCTGTATTTCTCAAATCTTGaatttgaaatattattggTGAAAGTGAGATTATTTTTGATGggtaaaaaaaagaaagaaatgaatttataaaattggattaaaaatgtttaatgATTATGAAGAGATGGGTTTGATGAATAtggatatttatattatatgtatatatttttcgatATTTTCATACATTGTTTTTTGGCGGTCGGGGTTGGCCTCACTAGAAACATCTGGAGCATATTCGGCTGCAAATGCTACATTTTGCATATATCCTGCGAGGCTTAAAAGTATCAAAgcaattttaatatatcctttattcatttttggATTTGATAagtaaaatatgaatttaaaaactGTAAAAACAGGTTATATAAGTAGATTTGAAATcgaaggaaaaaaatatgcaatgatttataaaaaattaatacttattgaaaaataaaaaaaattttatataattatttaaacgAGAAACTATTTAAACGAATTTGTTGCAAGGGGGGGAAGATAACGTACAACTAAAATTATAGAGCACCCAGCATGTTatgattttaatttttctaatactataatatttaaaaaagtagctttaattaattatatataatattttatatgttacGCGTTATGGGAATAcaaatttttgttttttatagttAGGTAAAATTAAAGCTTagttttacaaaatatctatatatataggatTTGTAAGCATTTATATGGatctgaaaaaaaatgtatggATGGATACTCTACCTAATGAAAattgataatttaaaatatagagAGAAAAgaatcaaaaataaatagttgttttgttatttttctcttttatTTGAGTATGgatgttttttatatttttatgtattaaaGAGTTTAATTTATGGTGAAAAtgcattatttatatatggtTGCAACTATTATAGCTACAATAATAACATTCCAATTCATCTTAACAATAGAATGGTACATTTTACATTATGATGAATTATGTTTTctgtaattttattttttactttaaTTGAAAGTTTAATAgaatttttctaatattatTCGTTAAACGgtcaaaattatatattttcggTGATAGCAATGATATACATTATTTCTTGCAAATTGatacaaattataataaaatattttttatgtatcaaaataaaaaatatatatatatataaaaacaaatataaaattaaataaaaatttaatatttttttttcgtgaAGCTGTGATGTGGAAATATATCAGGTTTAATGCTGCAGGTTTATGAGTTTGAATACAAAAgagtatataaattttaaataaatcatatatattttgctcattattataaatatagtgGTGTAATATCTATAAAGAAAACTATAATTAGAATTTCTGTGTATTTTGATTAAAACAGGAGGGAATtaatcaaatatatttggtATATGATGggattttatatttaaattatttgttgTATTTTTTGCTCTGTGATTGAGATATGTAAAAATAGAGGTGATATAGTGTTTAAATGTTCGAGATAGCATAATAATGTTTATTGAATatgagaaaaataaaaagttaatagagtaattaaattatgatTTAAGATTTTGGGATGATGATAAATTGGTAATTCCGTGAAatataatgtttttatacaacttatataatttgtacaattttgtttattgGTTGTATTTAATGTTATAGTGTGGTGATTTATTTGGGGTATGTTTGtgaatatacatattttatgtgATATTAACAGAAATAATGTATTTCATGTTGTGTGAGATTactattataaataaaagtattaAATATCAGGgtctaaaaatatatgtaagttgagaaaaaagataaaatataaggttttgttaaataattataagagagaaataaattgaattatttatttattattactattatgattatataattgttaAAGGAATTGGAATATTAGATGGAAAATATGTAGTGAAATGCCTTTTATTTTGGATTtgttatgaaaataaattatcattttgtagatatatacttttttattctttatttaaaatggTAGTGTgtgtaataatattataaaaatgtatgtaATGGTTATTgaagttttatttttattatgataGTGGTcaataaaatgtatatagattaataaatattataaaattacataaattaaaattaaccAAAATGATGAATTTTAAACCATGAAAGAAATTGGaattgaaatatatttttgtggATATATAGTATATCTTATTTGAATAAGgatattaattaatattggGGAAGtaaaaaagcaaaaaattaggattattaaaatgaaatagGAAAGTAACTATGTTATATTATGATTAAATAGTGGaagaaatgaataaatgTTGGAAAGTTACCCACGTCATCTTCGTTGTTTATGATTAATTTCTTAGattttgaataaattttatataaatgtatatcaATATTGTTATGGAGGTGAGGGGATAGTTTGTTCTGTAAAGGGGAAGAATAAAGAAATGATGTTTATATAAGGGTGAAggtaatataaattatggATATACTTTTTGTTTAACTTTTTGCAATGatacattatatttaaaattaaatgaatatcCAGATGGAGTTTGTATAGTATGACCTAATTCATTAAAATGGTCATAATTAAGACGTTGGGGATTTATTTGGGGAGAAAATTGatataatgtattttttggaTGTATTTTCGAAAATACATTATAATAGAGCTTTTTAAAATctgcatttatatataaactaGTTAGATGTTTTAAATCAGTATAaaattctttttcttttaataattgAATTTCTTCGGGATATATATTGATAGGTATcatattatgaatatcCTTTGTAATTAGAAGATTTTCGGAGAATTCGGAAGAGGGTTTGAtgttattttgatttaaattgttttgTGGTTCATGATTCgtaatataagaaaaaaaacacaaaaatacatcatattgtatataaatatgccTATATTAATTgctttaattaattttgtgtacagatataataataaattaagataacaatatttgatatatttttaattttcttaTCTTTTTAGTTTCCATTCtgtagaaaaaaaaacaaagaaaaGCCATAAGACGGGAGATGAGTCAGTTAAACATAAGGAGAGTATGAGACTGATTTTCAAGATCTCGAATTTATAGATGAATACGATCCATTATTAATAGAAATTTATAAAGGGCGTCAAGCTGAATTAGATAAGCCCTTTATCTCAGAAACCGACGGTATTTTCGTTGATAAAGTGCccatatttttaagaagAGAAAATGAAACAATGAGATGATGGTATATTAGAccatataaagaaaaatatgaaaataataatacttttattttgataattattaagaaaaattaCCAATAGAAGCAAATGAACGCACATAAAAAAGGTGATGCACACATGCAGTACCTAAGGCTCCTGAAAAACACGAATTAAGTACAATAAATGGAGAAGACTCAAGTACGCTATATTTGGACGAAGAATAAAACGATGGAATGAAtgaatgaataaataaatactgcataaagaaaatatgaagTAATGCATCCCTAAAAATAACTATTGAAAAATCGAAGCTATtatatagaatatatactttttatcaataataatagtaataagaAAACGAGTAAATGGTTGCAAATGGTTCAAgttatatacttttttaactaattaaaattatatatatttttttttgccttttttaacttaataaacaataaaacatataacaGTAGAAATTTAATTTAGTGATTATGTCTTATCATACAATTTGATAGGGTTTAGGGTCAGTGATCTGTATTACGAGTTACCGTTTTGCTCTATGGAATCGATGTTTTGAGTTAGAGTTTTATTtgcattaatttttttatgatttgaacagtaattaaatatatgtactaTATCCGTATGTTTAATCATAAGATGAAGTTCAAAAGTCCAAATATACAACCTAAAAGAGCCATACGCTAATATGAAAGGGGTTACATAACatatttcataaattataatatatataattgagTGTTCATATCGATTTAATAtgattaaaagaaaatgtctatattgcatatattaatatattatgatgtatcataattatttattatataagaCTTGTTAACCGAGAGCTATATTGAATTATGCATATCATATGTTTCattttatgtaaatattatttagtaAAACTTATGATTTGTATCatgtttattttgattcaaatcgtatttttataaccgaacagtataataattttatatatcagagtataattataataaaattaattttgaaCAATTCCCtacattataatatacCTCCATGTaatgattatatttttaatgttaaTTAAACACACTGccaatatataatagataaccataaaatatagattcATAAATATCGGTCGAGATTCGAAAATACAACGTTATCTATATAAGGCATTTTATACATCTAGCATTTTTAGtaatacaataaaaatgtatatattaataaaaaattacattatatatatatgtataaaatcCTTTTAACTTTcgattatatataatataatttatactaaagttttaaattaaaattatagaaatagttttttataatttaatttatttattataaaggtataatattagattaatcattattaatttttaaacattataattttgaggtatatataaattggaaatatatatttaaaatagttaaaaaataaaatataaatatattaataaaatttaatgttatattttGCTATAACACTTATAAACAACCtggtatataaaattaacgttgttctaatatatataatattgtatcAATGACTAAAACTGAAATATGTTAAATTTgggaaatatatacaattatatattaatgcaAAGTATATAGAAAAAGTATGTAacaattaatttaatttgaattaataatatttttattaggttattatatatatacaaattcacaaatatattgttattgcgaaataatatatgttctAAAATGTTATACTTTACAACAATGAAACAAGGAAAAATACTAATTGGATTATAGTATTCCTCTTGAGTGAATGAATTATCTCATTGTACTATACAGTTATGTATCATTAGTAacaacaataataatattaggttaatatattattttatttgatagACTACATGGGTATAAAttcatcatatatattattaaaggTATGATAagattaaataaaatattataacatttatttaagTATGCATTAATGCGATAATATTAGAATTAACACTAACaagcaaaataatattaataattctatagtttccttaaaaatatagtttttCATTAAGAATTTGagttaattattataaaatatacaatataatattatttattaaaatataaaagaaaattatatatttagaaaattaataattctaagttatttttaattaataattttaatgtaTACATTAATTGAAAGTTTGAatggtaaaaaatataaggtATAATTAAACTATGTAGAATAGgtaaattttatatggCTACATAATTGTcttaaaaaagtataattCCCTTATCTCTCCTATctaaaatgtaaatataacaatttaatTACACATAGTTTTCTATTatactttaaaatttgtataaatacttatttatgtgttaatatttaatatttgctaagtattattttaaaaacaatatgcATTCAAAGACTTATTTAAGCTTATAAATGGCATAATAAATGCGGTTTCA
This genomic interval carries:
- a CDS encoding BIR protein, yielding MNDYVCRRFLFVRNWFPDKLIDGNYQFISDKEFNKYCNNNCDGDLDKINAGCLLLFNELFGNSELFKYHNNINIVDYIIIWLSYMLSLKSHDNINNLKEFFDQYINNGKEYIKAINGVSDYKSYKDLIDKKQELMSIDIKDISKFYDSFILLCDMHTNFDENKKNCAGCSEKASQFAKKYKEFNNGSNNTDSISYKQILSNLLTDYDNFKKYCNRKGVNCNNFPSLPSIEKTKTTVNLPEKAEQIIQIFKQSEQSSGEISEQTAQQIVQISEDTSSSSSIGNKLFTVLSIFGAITFFLGISYKYSLFGRRKRAQKQYLREKIKNIKKRMNH
- a CDS encoding fam-a protein; translated protein: MNKGYIKIALILLSLAGYMQNVAFAAEYAPDVSSEANPDRQKTIFEKYRDFVCYDIYEILAAIDHANDTSELLLKLSETSADNYSTFYKENESKIIYFKRIGNMDISRVHLTIPYASNVSNTKQYLRYKNNFKLNNHYYIYPYFYFSLVLCRNIVRVYSKYLIMFDKLNIDSNYSNIIKKYVLAAKVKPSNDTTVILCPSRALNYLGDIYNEPNMKEILKNTQSIETGIDPEEALTKLGTNIAGFVVKKRNDNVQVTYINVIYDGGNSIEYACDKRERNYACSSILSLEQRI